Proteins encoded by one window of Salvia splendens isolate huo1 chromosome 5, SspV2, whole genome shotgun sequence:
- the LOC121802675 gene encoding tobamovirus multiplication protein 1-like, giving the protein MLEVRDGNCYPEAVVGVNVGLACVDGVIAFIAFYQLIRIHSRNPLLGWNRQKVFHLLIGSSNLGNFLYFVLTLVAACKSWTCWSQSCGFIVMACPKILFVAAFLLLLSFWVDLCHHSNDDDEDDGWNPQDTLLEKTNTTDSNTSNRCRCFSFMSIRIGSRQKVVILVSILIFAIMVVASVLIWIGMGKNPIDSAVVAQVYVDLMAIAVLLLGGALACYGLILFLKMRKVRSDRASTEMWKVAGLAIVSVICFTSSAAVAMATNIPLVYHWHEQQIGDIYTSLLLVLYYFIGSSVPSAFVLFVMRELPPLALINSRRESTTIAFISDRSVAVHPQCRTNETNARSQLV; this is encoded by the exons TTAATAAGGATTCACTCAAGGAATCCACTGCTTGGCTGGAACCGTcaaaag GTCTTTCATCTTCTGATCGGGTCTTCTAATCTGG GTAATTTCCTATATTTTGTGTTGACTCTCGTTGCTGCTTGTAAGAGTTGGACTTGTTGGTCCCAGTCCTGTGGGTTCATTGTCATGG CTTGCCCAAAAATTCTGTTTGTTGCAGCATTCCTTCTACTATTGTCATTTTG GGTTGACCTTTGCCATCACTCAAATGATGACGATGAAGATGATGGATGGAACCCCCAAGATACCTTGCTGGAGAAAACGAACACAACTGACTCGAACACCAGTAATCGGTGTAGATGTTTCTCCTTCATGTCAATTCGTATAGGAAGCCGTCAAAAAGTTGTGATTCTG GTTTCTATCTTAATCTTTGCAATAATGGTTGTGGCTTCTGTGCTTATATGGATTGGAATGGGGAAGAATCCTATCGACTCAGCTGTCGTTGCTCAG gtatatgtagatctgatggCCATAGCAGTTCTTTTGCTCGGAGGAGCCTTGGCTTGCTATG GACTTATATTGTTCCTAAAAATGAGAAAAGTTAGATCCGACCGAGCTTCAACAGAAATGTGGAAG GTTGCTGGCTTGGCCATTGTGTCTGTTATATGTTTCACATCAAGTGCTGCAGTTGCTATGGCAACAAATATACCT CTAGTTTATCACTGGCATGAGCAACAGATAGGCGACATTTATACATCTCTTCTACTGGTTTTATATTATTTCATAG GTTCATCAGTCCCTTCGGCCTTTGTCCTATTTGTCATGAGAGAGTTACCGCCTCTGGCCCTGATCAATTCACGACGAGAATCGACCACAATAGCATTCATTAGTGACCGATCTGTGGCTGTCCATCCACAGTGCCGGACGAATGAAACCAATGCACGGAGTCAG CTGGTTTGA